One genomic window of Undibacterium cyanobacteriorum includes the following:
- a CDS encoding tetratricopeptide repeat protein: protein MNSAFAQSSASDPLLLQLKQFGSAYEQFVAGDTDGAIETLSQRKAEYANDAGYHYLLGLLLAKKARYLEAIEAFEHTVLIDPNNAGAWLDLGLAYKQAKQFVSAKAMFDYVESEFQPNQKIRDIITTSRRQMDLAAFSEKKWRGTVEFAVGRDSNANSGILASIIPVTFGTTTIDLPLDASYKPRADNFINGFAEMRYQNIMGRDVFEVSTLLRDQSFRREHAFSSAQASLNLTWRRSTAWGVGSLSGTSEYFSLGGTPLLMNSHVGGTWEHHWKSCRIGGGLESEWRRYQSLLNLHANVNWAQTATACDLRFLDRSLQLSILARAGLDQPLGSRAGGETRRRDWALQAAYQIHPRLRSDLTVATSKAVDQDGYSPLLDNNARRRIDRDTLRMQMTISASTNADVLIRVEKNRVRSNILLFSQQSNYSSIGLQYRF from the coding sequence GTGAATTCGGCATTCGCTCAATCTTCTGCGAGTGATCCACTATTATTGCAGCTGAAGCAGTTCGGATCCGCGTATGAGCAATTTGTGGCGGGCGATACTGATGGTGCGATCGAAACCCTGAGTCAGCGAAAGGCAGAATATGCCAATGATGCCGGCTACCATTACCTACTTGGCTTGTTGCTGGCAAAGAAGGCGCGATATCTTGAAGCGATCGAGGCCTTCGAACATACGGTACTGATTGATCCGAATAATGCAGGCGCCTGGCTTGATCTTGGCTTGGCATATAAGCAGGCGAAGCAGTTTGTTAGTGCGAAAGCGATGTTCGACTACGTCGAATCAGAGTTTCAGCCGAATCAGAAAATCCGCGACATTATTACTACTAGTCGTCGTCAAATGGATCTTGCTGCTTTTAGTGAGAAAAAATGGCGAGGTACGGTCGAGTTCGCAGTCGGCCGAGATTCAAATGCGAACAGCGGCATTTTAGCTTCCATCATTCCTGTTACCTTTGGTACCACAACGATCGACTTGCCATTGGATGCAAGTTATAAGCCCCGAGCTGATAATTTTATTAATGGCTTCGCGGAAATGCGTTACCAAAATATCATGGGGCGTGACGTTTTTGAAGTTTCCACTCTATTGAGGGATCAGAGCTTTCGGCGTGAGCATGCTTTTTCAAGCGCGCAGGCTTCCTTGAACTTGACTTGGCGACGTTCAACAGCTTGGGGCGTTGGTTCATTATCGGGTACTTCTGAATATTTTAGCCTTGGTGGCACGCCTCTCTTGATGAACTCGCATGTCGGCGGCACATGGGAACATCATTGGAAAAGCTGCCGAATTGGTGGAGGTTTGGAAAGTGAGTGGCGTCGCTATCAGAGTTTATTAAATTTACATGCTAATGTGAATTGGGCTCAGACGGCGACCGCATGTGATTTAAGATTTCTTGATCGATCATTGCAGCTTTCTATATTAGCTCGCGCTGGTTTAGATCAGCCATTGGGGAGCCGAGCAGGCGGAGAGACGCGCCGCCGAGACTGGGCTTTGCAGGCTGCATATCAAATTCATCCGCGTTTGCGTTCCGATCTAACGGTGGCAACTTCAAAGGCTGTCGACCAGGATGGCTACAGTCCTTTATTGGATAACAATGCGCGACGACGCATCGATCGGGACACTTTACGTATGCAAATGACAATTTCAGCGTCTACAAATGCTGATGTGCTCATTCGCGTCGAAAAGAATCGTGTTCGCTCGAATATTTTGCTGTTTTCGCAACAATCAAACTACTCTTCTATCGGTCTCCAGTACCGTTTTTAG
- a CDS encoding FecR family protein, producing the protein MWQIFSKFKISIAAALLASSLSALAQESVGTVSFVIGESNAKQANGVAKAIKKGDQVLAGQSIETGVNGHVHLKLVDGAFVSVRPGSRFRIEEYQYDANEPKKSRIKFMLEQGTARSITGKAGEAAKEIYRLNTPLAAIGIRGTDFVVSTEADVTRVVVQSGAIVMSPLNEECSSSAYGPCKSAAARVLTAAMRDSYLELRSRKDAPILVPVEKSMSAPNLVAPPRPEEPSVDRGAKTVSAVGPSNQEVSQAVTVTTVKNQINTFATQKPAEPKPVEPAKPDPVVVIPAKIWWGRWEANSSSETPSIYSVLSPDREVTMSNVVFGMLREKGDIVDLPSAGVAKFKLADSESYLMAADRSMTVGKITDPSLTIDFGNRRFETSLTMTATGISPTEIRANGEISFQGILMAETTSPDTILAGSLSKNADQVGYLFQRNTANGMLVGATRWTK; encoded by the coding sequence ATGTGGCAGATTTTCTCTAAATTCAAGATTTCGATCGCGGCAGCTTTGCTGGCCTCTTCGCTCTCTGCCTTGGCCCAAGAATCGGTAGGCACGGTGTCGTTTGTGATTGGTGAGTCGAACGCCAAGCAGGCAAATGGCGTCGCGAAAGCGATCAAAAAGGGCGACCAAGTTTTGGCAGGGCAATCAATTGAGACGGGCGTCAATGGCCACGTTCATTTGAAGCTCGTTGACGGTGCGTTCGTCAGTGTGCGTCCAGGCTCTCGCTTCCGTATCGAAGAGTACCAATACGATGCCAACGAGCCGAAAAAGAGCCGCATCAAATTCATGCTCGAACAGGGCACAGCGCGCAGTATCACCGGTAAAGCGGGTGAGGCAGCGAAAGAGATTTATCGTTTGAATACGCCCTTGGCCGCGATTGGTATTCGTGGCACGGATTTTGTCGTATCTACAGAAGCGGACGTGACGCGTGTCGTGGTGCAAAGTGGTGCGATTGTGATGAGCCCACTGAATGAGGAATGCTCCAGTTCAGCGTATGGGCCTTGTAAATCTGCTGCAGCTCGTGTCCTGACTGCTGCGATGCGTGATTCGTATTTGGAATTACGAAGCAGAAAAGATGCGCCTATCTTGGTGCCCGTTGAAAAATCGATGAGTGCACCGAACTTAGTTGCGCCACCGCGCCCTGAGGAGCCGAGCGTAGATCGTGGTGCAAAGACGGTTTCTGCTGTAGGTCCAAGTAACCAAGAAGTGAGTCAGGCTGTAACAGTCACTACGGTAAAAAATCAGATCAATACTTTCGCGACGCAGAAACCTGCGGAGCCGAAGCCTGTTGAACCTGCAAAACCAGATCCTGTTGTTGTAATTCCAGCGAAAATCTGGTGGGGTCGTTGGGAAGCAAATTCTTCTTCAGAGACGCCAAGTATTTATTCGGTTTTGAGCCCGGATCGTGAAGTAACGATGTCAAATGTGGTGTTCGGTATGTTGCGTGAAAAGGGGGATATTGTTGATTTACCTTCGGCTGGCGTTGCGAAGTTTAAGTTGGCAGATTCCGAATCCTATTTGATGGCGGCTGATCGTAGTATGACAGTCGGCAAGATCACTGATCCTAGTTTGACGATTGATTTCGGAAATCGCCGGTTTGAGACTTCCTTGACGATGACGGCAACAGGTATCTCCCCGACTGAAATTAGGGCAAATGGTGAGATTTCCTTCCAAGGTATTCTGATGGCAGAAACGACCTCGCCCGACACGATTTTGGCGGGATCTCTATCAAAAAATGCCGATCAAGTTGGGTATCTTTTCCAGCGAAACACTGCAAACGGTATGCTCGTTGGGGCAACTCGATGGACTAAATAA
- a CDS encoding adenylate/guanylate cyclase domain-containing protein produces the protein MRQRKIQFLALAFALLLSLFADTLMPEFVAPVDHTLSDWRTRTAIRFQHWLLDRRGEDAIERRFIIVDIDEKTFNEQGAWPWRREKVAELLRILTDEYQVASVALDIVFPEVRADDNSVAKQMAKPVVTGAVVYDLLERRLPAIESGLPKSMLVSNPGKVPAFLGAPSKANHPNIMPKQVGHITPIFDSDGTIRHLPPVICDSRKSGECRPLLEIVAYANLFQSPNFALQANSNWFGAPAHLVLSDGEGDVFAKVPLRRDGAIVVPYRHHFRDWTMVSATDILKRRANADILRGTIVLLGSTALGMGDVVSTPVRSEAAGLEPHAEVLSALFENNFLYEPKAAKLVVFVVLLAFAALLIGAMKTVQRPFAAAFIYPVWMIGSILAGVLVVMLSMLWGDLLLPVVPFFLFPFFAVFFCVLAEYYRANKQKLGILNVLSTYLPRQVARHLSDQTVASVDGEIGIDASQREMTVLFADIRGFTGLVEKCSPELVATIMHRVFTEMANAVVNHGGTIDKFIGDAVMAFWNAPDEDPNHAMHAFEAALEMVRRIDGLAEFCDSLGVEPVTIGIGIETGATLVGHFGSSHRRTYTALGETVVLASRIEGLSLNYDRSILVGPNCALQLDQSRLEYMGRAKIRGRQQLVDLFAPKKDELTH, from the coding sequence ATGCGTCAACGAAAAATTCAATTTCTCGCTCTGGCTTTCGCATTATTGTTATCGCTCTTTGCTGATACGCTCATGCCAGAGTTTGTTGCTCCAGTCGATCACACTTTAAGTGATTGGCGTACCAGAACGGCAATTCGTTTCCAACATTGGTTGCTTGACCGTCGAGGCGAAGACGCGATTGAGCGTCGATTTATCATCGTCGACATTGACGAAAAAACCTTCAACGAACAAGGCGCTTGGCCTTGGCGGCGTGAAAAAGTCGCAGAACTTTTGCGCATATTGACGGATGAATATCAGGTCGCGTCGGTTGCATTGGATATTGTTTTTCCCGAGGTGAGGGCTGACGATAACAGTGTCGCCAAGCAGATGGCAAAGCCGGTAGTGACTGGGGCAGTGGTATATGACTTGCTGGAGCGTAGATTGCCAGCGATTGAATCTGGCTTGCCAAAATCTATGCTTGTATCCAATCCGGGTAAGGTGCCAGCTTTTCTTGGAGCGCCTTCAAAAGCCAATCATCCGAACATTATGCCTAAGCAGGTCGGGCATATCACTCCGATTTTCGATAGTGATGGCACCATTCGTCATTTGCCACCCGTGATTTGTGATAGCCGCAAATCAGGTGAGTGTCGTCCCTTGTTGGAAATTGTTGCTTATGCGAACTTATTTCAGTCGCCGAATTTTGCTCTGCAAGCTAATTCAAATTGGTTCGGTGCGCCTGCGCATCTAGTACTGAGTGACGGAGAAGGGGACGTTTTCGCGAAGGTGCCACTCAGGCGTGATGGAGCGATCGTTGTGCCATATCGTCATCATTTTCGTGATTGGACCATGGTTTCCGCGACTGATATTTTGAAGCGGCGTGCCAACGCTGACATTTTAAGAGGGACAATCGTATTACTGGGGTCTACCGCCCTTGGTATGGGGGATGTGGTGTCCACACCAGTGCGGTCCGAGGCAGCAGGTTTAGAGCCTCATGCGGAAGTGCTGTCAGCTCTCTTCGAAAATAATTTTTTGTATGAACCCAAAGCTGCCAAATTGGTGGTTTTTGTGGTGTTGCTCGCTTTTGCAGCACTGCTGATCGGCGCAATGAAGACCGTACAAAGACCTTTCGCGGCTGCCTTCATCTATCCAGTTTGGATGATAGGAAGCATTCTCGCTGGCGTATTGGTAGTCATGCTTAGCATGTTGTGGGGCGATCTTCTATTGCCGGTGGTGCCTTTCTTCTTATTTCCATTTTTCGCAGTTTTCTTCTGCGTTCTTGCTGAATACTACAGAGCAAACAAGCAAAAGCTGGGCATTTTGAACGTTCTGTCGACCTATTTACCGCGGCAAGTCGCGCGTCATTTAAGTGATCAAACCGTTGCTTCAGTTGATGGAGAAATTGGGATTGATGCTTCGCAGCGCGAAATGACGGTGCTGTTTGCTGACATTCGCGGCTTCACTGGTTTGGTTGAAAAGTGTAGTCCAGAGTTGGTTGCCACCATCATGCATCGTGTGTTTACCGAAATGGCAAATGCTGTTGTGAACCATGGTGGAACGATTGATAAATTTATTGGTGATGCTGTGATGGCTTTTTGGAATGCGCCGGATGAAGATCCGAATCATGCCATGCACGCTTTCGAAGCGGCCTTGGAGATGGTGCGCCGTATTGATGGTTTGGCTGAATTTTGTGATTCCCTAGGGGTTGAGCCAGTGACGATCGGAATCGGCATCGAGACCGGTGCGACCTTGGTCGGCCATTTTGGTTCGAGTCATCGTCGAACCTATACTGCCTTGGGTGAGACGGTCGTGCTAGCGAGCCGGATTGAGGGCTTGTCGCTGAATTATGATCGCAGTATTTTGGTGGGACCGAATTGCGCTCTTCAGCTCGATCAAAGTCGATTGGAATACATGGGGCGAGCGAAAATTCGTGGTCGCCAGCAACTCGTGGATTTGTTCGCACCAAAGAAAGATGAATTAACCCACTGA